The window TCGCCCTACGCGTTTCGCATCATCGATCCGCGCCAGTTTGTCCTGACGGCGACTTTCGATTTCTAAAATCGCGGCAGAGTGCTTGGAAGCGCCAACTGTTGTCGAGCGGTGACACCCTGTCGCCGACTCGATGAGGTTGAAGCTCCTGGGTACCGGGGACTTGGCGAAGGGCTGCGGAGCCAGCCAGGATCAGGAAGAGTTGATTCAAGTTTGAGGGTTTTGCCTGGCTCAGGGGTAGGGTGGGTGAATATCCACTCTACCATGAAATCATTGCTCTCAGTTTTCACACTTTCCGCACTGCTCTCGCTGGCGTCTTCAGTGGTGGCTGCGGACAATAAATCTTCGCCAGCGGCAGGCGCGAAAAATGTCGCGGTCGGCAAATTGATCAGGGTGGCTGACAACGACGCTGCCTGGGCGGCGAAGGAGCGAAAGGCATACCCGCTCACCGTGTGTGTCGCTTCCAACGAGGACCTCGGAAGCATGGGAGACTCGCCTGAATACATCTATCGCGTGGACGGCCAGCGCGACCGCTTTGTTGTTTTTTGCTGTGAGGGTTGCGAGGAGGATTTTCTCAAGGAACCCGCGAAATACCTCGCCAAGATAGACGCGGCGAAGGCCGCCCAGCGCGCTCCCAGGAAGGGAGCACCCGGCGCACATAGCGAACATCACTGAGGCAACAGGATCACGCAGTCCTGCATTGTCACTTGCCGCCTCGATCCGATGGGAACCGTTGGAACCTCACTCAGCCTGACCCTGATCCTCCTGCCTGGAATTGCCTTCGGCGCGGAGTTGGCGGGCGGCGTCACGGGAAGACCTGAATTTCTCCGCGCGATCGCCGATGCTCCGGTGCTCGGTGCGGCGTCGCGGCGGACGGATGCCGCCCGGGAACGCCTTGGATCGGCCGGCCGCCTCGCGGATGTCGAGGTCGAGGGAATGGCCTCCCGCATGGTCGGGCCCATGAACGAGCGTTCAACGATGTGGGAGATGAATGTCATGCAGCCGCTGCCAAGGCGCGGCGAGCGATCGGCGGATCGCGACCGCGCGCGCGCTGATGTTTCCATGGCGGAGGCGGAACATGCGATGCTCGCGGGCGAACTCGCCGCAGACGTCGCGACGGCGATCGCCGAGGCCGGGGGTGCGGAGGCGCAGGCGAAACTCCTGGAGGCGCAGATTGAGCGTCTCAACGCCGTGCTGCGCAGCGTCGAGGCGCGCATTGCCACGGGGGCCGGCCGTCTTTCAGACCGGCTGACCGTCCAGGCGCGGCTCGCCTCCATGCGATTCATGATCGAGGAGGAGCGACGCGATGCCGCCGACGCCCTGTCCGAAGCGCGCGGTCGCCTGGGGTACGCGCCCGACGCCCGGCTGCCTGGGTTTGCAGCGCCGATTCCCTCTGAAATCAATGCTGAGGATGCAGCGGCGGTTCGACTCGCCTCCGCGCGGGGAGTGCAGGCGCACGCGCGGGTGAGGATGGCGCTGGCGTCCGGCAACCCGATGACTGCGGTGGGCGTGCGTTTCGAACAGGAGCGGCGTTCCATGGGCAGCGAGAACACCCTTGGCCTTGCATTTTCGACCGACCTTCCCTTTCGCAACCGCTCCTATGCGCGAGCCGAGAGTCGTGCGGCGGAGGCCGAGCGGGCCGCCGCCCAGACTGATGCAACAGCCGTCCGCTTCCGCGTCGAGGCCGCACTGGGACGTGTGGAACGCGCCGAGCATCTGGCGGGCATCGCGCGGCGCCTGAGCCAGGAAACCGTGGGCCGTCTTGAGGCCGAATACGAGAGCATGCTCCGCGCAGCCGCAACGGGAAGCGGGCAGTCCTCGACCGTACTGGAGGTTGTCGAGCTTCTCGAAAAGACGACGGAGGCCGAAATCCAGATCATTCGCGCCGACACCGCGGTGCGCACGGCGCGCGCCGAACTCTGGCGCTACTACTCCGCAACGGAGTTCATCAACCGGCAACCCTGATTCATCATGATCAAGAACATCTTTCTATTCCTTGGCACCTTTGTTGTTGGAGCGCTTGTTTCGCTGGTCGTCCGGGCCGCCCTGCACAATCCCCACGAGGGTCATGAGGGCCACGCCGCCGGCGGAGGCGACTACCTTCCCATGGTGAGCAATCCAACGGCGCCCGCCAGGTCCGCGACCGAACCGCCACCCGCTCCGGCCGCCGAACCGAAGGCTGCGGATCCGCACGCGGGTCACGGGAAAATGGATACAACCTCGGTCGGCGACAAGCCGGTGAACACCGTCTGCGCCATCTGCGGCATGGAGGTCGATCCGTCCCTGCCGACGCTTGAGTACATGGGCAGGAAGATCGGCTTTGGCTGCAAAATGTGCCCGCCGAAATTCAAGGCGGACCCGGATCGCTACGGTCCGTACTACCTGCGCAACGAGGTCATCAAAAAGTAGTCCGTGATGCGCTCGCAATCCCTCCTCATCGCCGCGGCCGGGCTGGTTATCGGCGCCGGCCTGATCGCCCTGCTTCCCCGTGAGAGACTTTTCGTCGACACCCGCGTGGACAGCCCTGAGGACGAGGCGTCGGCCGCGGGTGAGCGCTGGGCCTGCCCGATGATGGACTTCATCGGCACGAAACCGGGCAAGTGCCCCGTGTGCGGCATGACGCTGACAAAAGTCACGGCGGGCGAACTCACACGGGAGCAGCAGCGGCGCATGGACGTGCAGCTCTCCCAGGTGACGGAGGGCCCGGCGCGCAGCCTGGTTCGCGCGTATGGAATTGTCCGATACGACGAGCGCACGCTTCAGGTTGTCATTCCCCGACTCGGCGGACGGGTCGTGAAGCGGCACCATGCCGCGCGCCACCTCGGCATGCTTGTGGAGGCGGGTGATCCGATCGTGGATCTGTACAGCCCCGAGGCATTCGCCGCACAGGGGGAGCTGGCGGCCGCGGTGAAGCTGGGTGACCAGCGGACGATACGCGCGCTGTCCGATCGCTTCGATCGCTGGAACCTCGCCGGCGTCGCCAGGGCCATTGTCGATGGCGGCGGGCCGGTGGACACCGTCACGATCACAAGTCCTTTTTCAGGACGGGTGGTTCGTGCGCTTGAGGACGGTGAGGCCCTGCCGGGCATCTCCCTGCCTCAGGTCGGGCAGGAGGTGACGGCGGATGCACCGCTCGTGCGCCTGGTTGAGCCGTTCGCCTACATGCTTGTGGTCAATGTGCCGGAGCTGCGTGCACACTGGGTCAAGGTCGGCCAGCGCGTGCGTCTCTCGTCCGACGATTGGGGGGAACTTCCGGAAATTGACGCCGACATCGCGTGGGTCGCTCCCGAGCTCGATCCGGAAATTCGGGCGCGAGAGGTGCACATTCACCTTCGCGATCCCAAGGGCAGGCTGCTGCCGGGAAGTCTTGTGAATGCCCGCATTGAATCGGTGCTGGGTCCCGATCTTGAGGCGGCGGATCCTTCGAACCGTGAAACCTGGGGGACGTTCACACTTGTGCCCAAAACAGCGGTGCTTTCGACCGGCGTGCGCAACGTCGCCTGGCGCGTCGCCGAACACCAGCGCGACGGTCGCATCCGCTTTGAACTCGCCCCGCTTGCGCTTGGTCCGAGGCTGGAGGACGAATCCGGCAACGACCTCTATGTGGTTCGCGCGGGCTTGAAGGCGGGCGACGAGGTGGCGACGCAGGGGGCTTTCCTGATCGACAGCCAGGCGCAGCTCGCCGGGACGCCCAGCCTGCTTCATCCCACGGGGGCGGTCGCTCCCGCAGGAGGGCACCAGCATTGAACACCGCGGACGCGCGCCCTCACGCGGGCCGGCGGAGCTGACTGAATCCGGCACCATGCTCTCGTTTGTCATCCGCAATTCCTTCCTGACACTGGCCGCATCGCTCCTTCTGGCGGTCGCCGGGTTCTGGGCGTGGCATCATGTGCCGGTCGACGCCATTCCCGACCTCAGTGACAACCAGGTGATCGTCTGGGCGGAGTGGCCCGGGAAGAGTCCGCAGGACATGGATGCGCAGATCACCGCGCGTCTCGCCCGCGAACTGCAGGGGCTTCCGGGCGTTGAAACGGTGCGCGGGATGTCACTCTACGGCGCCAGCTATCTCTATGTGATTTTTCAGGAGAAGCGCGATCTGTACGAATGCCGGACGCGCGTGCTCGAACGACTCTCCCAGCTTCAGGGAATCCTGCCTGCCGGCGTTGTGCCGCGCCTTGGCCCCGATGCCACCGCGATGGGGCAGGTGTACGCCTTCACGCTGCAGGGGGCCGCGAGCCTGGAGCAGAAGCGATACGTGCTCGATCAGATAGTCGTGCCCGCGCTGCGCGCTGTGCCGGGCGTGGCCGAGGTTGCGCCAGCCGGAGGCGTCGTGCGGGAGTACCAGATCGACGTCGAGCCCACGCGGCTCGAGGCGCAGGGCATCACGCTCGACATGCTGATGATGGCGGTGCGGAATGCGGGGCGCGATGTGGGCGCGATGAGCGTCGAGCAGTCGGGTATTGAGACGATGATTCGCGGCGTGGGCTTCGTCCGCTCCGTGCACGATGTTGAGAACGTCGTCATCCGCGGCGACAGAATGAAGGGGGCGGGCGTTCGGCTGGGCGACATTGCCAATGTGCACCTCGGCGGGGAGTTCCGCCAGGGTGTGCTCGCCGATGGCTATCAGGAGCACGTCGGCGCCATCATCGGCATGCGCGTGCGGGAGGATCCGAAAACCGTCATCGGCGCGGTCAAGCGGCGCCTGCTCGATCTGCAGCCCGCGCTCGATCGCGATGGGCTGACGGCGGTTGCATTCTACGATCGCTCACAGCTCATTCAGGAGACCACCGAGACGGTCACCGACACGCTGATCGAGGCGGTCATCACGACGGTGATCGTGGTTGTGGCGTTTCTTCTCCATGTGCGCGGCAGTCTGGCTGTCGCCGTGAGCCTTCCGCTCGGAATGCTGTTCACGTTCCTGGTAATGCATTTTTTCGGTGTCGGCGCGAACATCATGAGCCTCGCCGGCATCGCGATCGCAATCGGCGTGATGGTGGATTTCGGAATCATCATGACCGAAAACATCACGCAGCACCTCGTGGACCTGCAGGAGAAATGCCGGCGCGAGGGGCGCGCGATGCCGACATCTCCCTTCAATCCTGAGATCACGGAGACCGTCGTGAACGCCGCGCAGGAGGTGGCGCGACCGCTGCTCACCTCCGCTGCGACGACAATCATCGGTTTCCTGCCGATTTTTGCGCTGACGGACCAGGCCGGGCGTCTTTTCGAGCCGCTTGCGCTGACCAAGTCGCTTGCGATCAGCGGCGCTGTGCTGTTCGGCACGCTGCTTGTGCCGGTGCTCTGCCGCCTGCTGCTGCCGCCCTGGCATGTGCGTCGCGGCATACTGCTCGCCCTCTCCGGAGCGGCGGCGGGAATCACCTTTGGATGGTTTGTGCGCGATGGATGGGTGCTGCCGATGGACTACGGGCGGTGGGAGTTGGCGATTCCCGGCTGGCTCTTCGCCCCGCTGGCGGCTGTTCTCGCCGGCTCGGTGATCTGGAGGCTGGGCCGCGAGCGCCTCGTGAACTACGAGGAGAATCCGATGAGCCACGCGATTCACGTTGCCTACGAGTGGGCCTACGAACGGATCATCCGACACAAGGTGGCCTTCACCGTCACGATTTCGACGATGGCGGTGGGCGGATATCTGCTCGGCGCGGGATGGCAGACCGTAAGCTGGCCGTTGCGCAAGCTGTTCACCGCGGCCGGAGCTGATCTGGCTGAAACGCGCATGGATGCGGCGATGACACGGTGGTTTCCCGGGGCGGGTTCAAGTTTTCTCCCTCCCCTCGATGAAGGATCCTTTCTATTCATGCCGTCGCTTCCGGCCACCGGCGGTCTTGGGGAAACGCAGCGGATCATGATGACGCAGAACCGGCTCATGGAAGCCGTTCCGGAGGTGTCCTCCGTGATGGGAAAGATGGGGCGCGCGGAAACGGCGCTCGATCCCGCGCCGCTGGGGATGATCGAGACGGTCGTTGCCCTGAAGCCCTACAAGGAGTGGCCGGTTCATGAGATCACCCGGCCGGATGGCAGCGTCGAACACCGGCCGCGCACCTTGGAGGAGGTGCGTTCCGCACTGGCGGCGATCACGGACATTCCCGGTGTGGCGCCGAGCTGGCTCCAGCCGATCGAGACCCGCGTGGTCATGCTGTCGACGGGCATTCGCAGCCTGATCGCCCTGCAGGTGCTCGGCGATGACACGGAGGCGTTGGAGCGATTCGCCGAGGCGGCGGAGAAGGTCATTCAACCGACACCCGGCGCCGCCGATGTCCAGATGCAGCGCGAGGGAGGCAAACCCTACGCCGAGATCCGGCTCGATCCGGCGAAGCTGGCCCGCTTCGGACTCAGCAACGAGCAGGTCATGACAGCGGTCGAGACCGCCTTTGGCGGCATGGCGCTGACCTATTCGGTGGAGGGAGCGCTTCGTTATCCGGTGCGCATCCGCTACCTGCGCGAACGCCGCGACGATGCCGATGAACTGGTGCAGCTTGAGATTCCAACCACCGATGGACGCGGTGCGATTCCCCTTTCAAACCTCCTCGCGGCGCCGACCGTGCACACGCTTGAGTTCACCCAGGGGCAGCCGGATGCCCATGCGATGCTTGCGCGGCTGCCGCTGACCGCGCAGCGAAACTTCACGATCCTTTCTCCGCGACGTGCTGAAATCACGATTCCCGCCGGTGAAGCTCTGCCTGCGGTAATCCGCAAGGCGGTTTCGGCCGGACAGGTGACTCTTTCCGCGGTGCGGCCGAGCGAGGGTGGGCTGACTTACACGATCGGGCCGATGGCGATCCGGTCCGAGGGAGGAAAACGGACGCAGTACGTGCTCCTGAATGCTCGCGGACGCGGCGAGGTCGAGGTTGTCCACGACGCCGACGCCAGGCTGCGCAGCGCGCTTGACGAGGGGCGGCTTGAGCTGCCGGCGGGCGCGACCTATCGCTGGGTGGGACGTTACGAGCAGAAGATCAAGGCGGACGAGACGCTGCGCTGGATCATCGCGGCGTCGATGGTCGTCATGGTTTTCCTCATCTATGTCGGCACACGCTCGTGGCTCATCACGAGCATCATCATTCTTTGCAACGCGACCGTCACCACCTCGGGCGGGTTCTTTTTCGTCTGGCTGTGGGGGGCCGAGATGACGACTGCCGTCGTTGTGGGATTCCTGGTTCTCCTGGGCGTGATGTTCAACGACGGCATTCTGCTGGGCACCTACATTCAGGAGCAGTTCAGGACCCATCCCGGCACGATGGACGAGGTGCACCGGCGCGTTTTCCTCGCGGGATTGCGCCGCCGCCGGCCCGCCATCATGACGAATGCGACGGCGATGCTGTCGCTGATACCCGTCCTGTGGTCGACCGGCCGCGGATCGGAGTTGATGCAGCCGATGGTGCTGCCGGTTGTGGGCGGAATGATCTTCGACGTGATCTCGCTGTTTTCCGTGCCGGTCTTCTACACCTGGTACTGGGAGAGGCGGCTGGCGCGCGAGGCGCGAGCCGGCGCGGCGCAGACGGCGACCGCGCTGACGCAATAGTCGCCTCGGCGCAACCGGCGGTCAAAGGTAGAACATGCCCTTGGCCAGCAGCACGATTGCAAGCATGAGGATGCCGACGATCCGGTGTGTGTAGCGAAAGCGGCAGAGGTCCATCGTTCCCTTGAACGAGGCGCGGATGGCCGAGACAAAGACGCCGAGGACAATGAACGCGAGCGCGACCTTGATCGACAGCAGGATGCCGAAACGCGAGTGAAAGAAGTCGGGCCGGGTGGAGTAGTGCACCCAGAACATGGCTCCACCCGTGATGAAGAGAGTCGCCACGACCACCGGCATGAAGCGCCGCACGCGCTTGGGAATCTCCTCCGCAAGCAGCTCGCCCATGCCCGGCGGCAGGCGCTTTTCCAGCGGCTCGATCACTAGCACCTCGAAGAAAACGGCACCGACAAAGGTGATGGCGCAGAGCAGATGAAGGACGAGGAGGAGACCGTAGTAGGATGCCATGTGAGAAGAAATGCACGGACAGGCGTCCACCGGGCGCAAATCCGCGCGATTCGTTTTGCGGATGAATGTGCGGGGAAACGATAGCCTCCTGTCCGGTCCTTGCCGAATCTTTCAACCGGCGGAATTGATCTGTGTCAAAGGCGGGTCGTGTTTCCCGGGCGGCCAGGGCGTACGCATGGCGGCTGCACCTGTTTATATCGCACTCCGAGATATCTCGGACCCCTTCAAACGCGGCTGCGGGAGGGGGAGGCTGTGCCGTGGAGTTTTCCGGGGAGCCACTGGGCGCGCGGGATGCTCATGATGTCGGCGGGGGGGCGTCGGCTTGCGAGCAATGCCGCCATGGTGCTCATCGCCGGGGCGATGTGCGTGAAGAAGCGCTTGTATGCGGCGCAGAGATAGTTCAGCCCCGCTTCGCCGTCGGGAGTCCGCAGGAAACGATGCTTGGGACACT of the Opitutaceae bacterium genome contains:
- a CDS encoding efflux RND transporter periplasmic adaptor subunit, coding for MRSQSLLIAAAGLVIGAGLIALLPRERLFVDTRVDSPEDEASAAGERWACPMMDFIGTKPGKCPVCGMTLTKVTAGELTREQQRRMDVQLSQVTEGPARSLVRAYGIVRYDERTLQVVIPRLGGRVVKRHHAARHLGMLVEAGDPIVDLYSPEAFAAQGELAAAVKLGDQRTIRALSDRFDRWNLAGVARAIVDGGGPVDTVTITSPFSGRVVRALEDGEALPGISLPQVGQEVTADAPLVRLVEPFAYMLVVNVPELRAHWVKVGQRVRLSSDDWGELPEIDADIAWVAPELDPEIRAREVHIHLRDPKGRLLPGSLVNARIESVLGPDLEAADPSNRETWGTFTLVPKTAVLSTGVRNVAWRVAEHQRDGRIRFELAPLALGPRLEDESGNDLYVVRAGLKAGDEVATQGAFLIDSQAQLAGTPSLLHPTGAVAPAGGHQH
- a CDS encoding TolC family protein yields the protein MGTVGTSLSLTLILLPGIAFGAELAGGVTGRPEFLRAIADAPVLGAASRRTDAARERLGSAGRLADVEVEGMASRMVGPMNERSTMWEMNVMQPLPRRGERSADRDRARADVSMAEAEHAMLAGELAADVATAIAEAGGAEAQAKLLEAQIERLNAVLRSVEARIATGAGRLSDRLTVQARLASMRFMIEEERRDAADALSEARGRLGYAPDARLPGFAAPIPSEINAEDAAAVRLASARGVQAHARVRMALASGNPMTAVGVRFEQERRSMGSENTLGLAFSTDLPFRNRSYARAESRAAEAERAAAQTDATAVRFRVEAALGRVERAEHLAGIARRLSQETVGRLEAEYESMLRAAATGSGQSSTVLEVVELLEKTTEAEIQIIRADTAVRTARAELWRYYSATEFINRQP
- a CDS encoding efflux RND transporter permease subunit, producing the protein MLSFVIRNSFLTLAASLLLAVAGFWAWHHVPVDAIPDLSDNQVIVWAEWPGKSPQDMDAQITARLARELQGLPGVETVRGMSLYGASYLYVIFQEKRDLYECRTRVLERLSQLQGILPAGVVPRLGPDATAMGQVYAFTLQGAASLEQKRYVLDQIVVPALRAVPGVAEVAPAGGVVREYQIDVEPTRLEAQGITLDMLMMAVRNAGRDVGAMSVEQSGIETMIRGVGFVRSVHDVENVVIRGDRMKGAGVRLGDIANVHLGGEFRQGVLADGYQEHVGAIIGMRVREDPKTVIGAVKRRLLDLQPALDRDGLTAVAFYDRSQLIQETTETVTDTLIEAVITTVIVVVAFLLHVRGSLAVAVSLPLGMLFTFLVMHFFGVGANIMSLAGIAIAIGVMVDFGIIMTENITQHLVDLQEKCRREGRAMPTSPFNPEITETVVNAAQEVARPLLTSAATTIIGFLPIFALTDQAGRLFEPLALTKSLAISGAVLFGTLLVPVLCRLLLPPWHVRRGILLALSGAAAGITFGWFVRDGWVLPMDYGRWELAIPGWLFAPLAAVLAGSVIWRLGRERLVNYEENPMSHAIHVAYEWAYERIIRHKVAFTVTISTMAVGGYLLGAGWQTVSWPLRKLFTAAGADLAETRMDAAMTRWFPGAGSSFLPPLDEGSFLFMPSLPATGGLGETQRIMMTQNRLMEAVPEVSSVMGKMGRAETALDPAPLGMIETVVALKPYKEWPVHEITRPDGSVEHRPRTLEEVRSALAAITDIPGVAPSWLQPIETRVVMLSTGIRSLIALQVLGDDTEALERFAEAAEKVIQPTPGAADVQMQREGGKPYAEIRLDPAKLARFGLSNEQVMTAVETAFGGMALTYSVEGALRYPVRIRYLRERRDDADELVQLEIPTTDGRGAIPLSNLLAAPTVHTLEFTQGQPDAHAMLARLPLTAQRNFTILSPRRAEITIPAGEALPAVIRKAVSAGQVTLSAVRPSEGGLTYTIGPMAIRSEGGKRTQYVLLNARGRGEVEVVHDADARLRSALDEGRLELPAGATYRWVGRYEQKIKADETLRWIIAASMVVMVFLIYVGTRSWLITSIIILCNATVTTSGGFFFVWLWGAEMTTAVVVGFLVLLGVMFNDGILLGTYIQEQFRTHPGTMDEVHRRVFLAGLRRRRPAIMTNATAMLSLIPVLWSTGRGSELMQPMVLPVVGGMIFDVISLFSVPVFYTWYWERRLAREARAGAAQTATALTQ